The following coding sequences lie in one Kingella potus genomic window:
- a CDS encoding RelA/SpoT family protein: MVGTVSPDGKEDVRTASEWFGQYAAAQNAAQKEMLEQALALAQASYPDAAATTAGEPLLPHLLETARTVAQIDLLPEAAAAAVLADISSYREGWHEEVCARCGKTVADLVRGIDEVQKLTHFASIDNLDTPEERAAQAETMRKMLLAMVSDIRVVIIKLAIRTQTLHFLASAPDSPEKRAIAKETLDIFAPLANRLGVWQLKWQLEDLGFRHQNPEEYRRIAGLLDEKRTERLEYIDSFLATLRTELAQHGVRHYDLAGRPKHIYSIYKKMVKKKLDFDGLYDIRAVRILVDTVADCYTTLGIVHSLWQPIPGEFDDYIANPKGNGYQSLHTVIVGPEDKGVEVQIRTFEMHRFNEFGVAAHWRYKEGGKGNSAYEQKIAWLRQLLDWRENMAESGKEDLAAAFKTELFNDTIYVLTPHGKVLSLPAGATPIDFAYALHSSIGDRCRGAKVDGQIVPLSTPLENGQRVEIITAKEGEPSVNWLYEGWVKSNKAIAKIRAYIRRQNADAVRENGRMQLDKALAKIPGKPNLQQLCEKLGFTKTEELYAAIGQGEITPRAIQKAAGATDTPPSAPVSEENIVRQSKIKSSQAGGILIDGESGLMTTLAKCCKPAPPDDITGFVTRTRGISVHRSGCPSLQKLAAQSPEKVLPAAWSGADGGQVFAVDIEIRAQDRSGLLRDVSDNLARHKINVTGVQTQSRDLTASMRFTLEIRQVNDLPRVLADLGGIRGVLSVTRL, translated from the coding sequence ATGGTTGGCACGGTTTCCCCCGACGGCAAAGAGGATGTTCGCACCGCCTCCGAATGGTTCGGACAATATGCCGCCGCACAAAATGCCGCACAAAAAGAAATGCTGGAACAGGCTTTGGCTCTGGCGCAGGCCTCCTATCCCGACGCGGCCGCCACAACGGCGGGTGAACCGCTGCTGCCGCACCTGCTGGAAACGGCACGGACGGTGGCGCAAATCGACCTACTGCCCGAAGCCGCCGCCGCCGCCGTGCTGGCCGACATCTCGTCCTACCGCGAGGGCTGGCATGAAGAAGTGTGCGCCCGCTGCGGCAAAACCGTTGCCGATTTGGTGCGCGGCATCGACGAAGTGCAGAAACTGACCCATTTCGCCAGCATCGACAATCTCGACACGCCCGAAGAGCGGGCGGCGCAGGCGGAAACCATGCGCAAAATGCTGCTGGCGATGGTGTCCGACATCCGCGTCGTCATCATCAAGCTGGCCATACGCACGCAAACCCTGCATTTTCTCGCCTCCGCGCCCGACAGCCCGGAAAAACGCGCCATTGCCAAAGAAACGCTGGACATTTTCGCCCCGCTGGCCAATCGTCTGGGCGTGTGGCAACTCAAATGGCAGCTCGAAGACCTGGGCTTCCGCCACCAAAATCCCGAAGAATACCGGCGCATTGCCGGGCTTTTGGACGAAAAGCGCACCGAACGCCTCGAATACATCGATTCCTTTCTCGCTACTTTGCGCACGGAGCTGGCGCAGCACGGCGTGCGGCATTACGACTTGGCCGGCCGGCCGAAGCACATCTATTCCATTTACAAAAAAATGGTCAAGAAAAAGCTGGATTTCGACGGCCTCTACGACATCCGCGCCGTGCGCATACTGGTGGACACCGTGGCCGACTGCTACACCACGCTGGGCATTGTCCACAGCCTGTGGCAGCCGATACCGGGCGAGTTTGACGACTACATCGCCAATCCCAAAGGCAACGGCTACCAAAGCCTGCACACAGTCATCGTCGGCCCCGAAGACAAAGGCGTGGAAGTGCAAATCCGCACCTTCGAAATGCACCGCTTCAACGAATTCGGCGTGGCCGCCCACTGGCGTTACAAAGAGGGCGGCAAAGGCAATTCGGCCTACGAGCAGAAAATAGCCTGGCTGCGCCAGCTTCTCGACTGGCGTGAAAACATGGCCGAAAGCGGCAAGGAAGATCTCGCCGCCGCCTTCAAAACCGAGCTTTTCAACGACACGATTTACGTCCTCACCCCGCACGGCAAAGTCCTGTCGCTGCCCGCAGGCGCAACGCCCATCGATTTTGCCTACGCGCTGCACAGCAGCATCGGCGACCGCTGCCGGGGCGCGAAAGTCGACGGCCAGATTGTGCCGCTGTCCACCCCGCTGGAAAACGGCCAGCGCGTCGAAATCATCACTGCCAAAGAAGGCGAACCGTCGGTAAACTGGCTGTACGAAGGCTGGGTCAAATCCAACAAAGCCATCGCCAAAATCCGCGCCTACATCCGCCGCCAAAACGCCGATGCCGTACGCGAAAACGGCCGGATGCAGTTGGACAAAGCCTTGGCGAAAATCCCGGGCAAACCCAATCTGCAACAGCTTTGCGAAAAACTCGGCTTTACCAAAACCGAAGAACTTTACGCCGCAATCGGCCAGGGCGAAATCACGCCGCGCGCGATACAGAAAGCCGCCGGCGCAACGGATACGCCGCCGAGTGCGCCCGTGAGCGAAGAAAACATCGTCAGACAGTCGAAAATCAAAAGCAGCCAGGCCGGCGGTATCCTGATAGACGGCGAAAGCGGCCTGATGACCACGCTGGCCAAATGCTGCAAACCCGCCCCGCCCGACGACATTACCGGCTTCGTTACACGCACGCGCGGCATTTCCGTCCACCGCAGCGGCTGCCCGTCGCTGCAAAAACTGGCCGCACAATCGCCGGAAAAAGTGCTGCCCGCCGCATGGAGCGGGGCAGACGGCGGACAGGTGTTCGCCGTGGACATCGAAATCCGCGCTCAAGACCGCAGCGGCCTGCTGCGCGACGTGTCCGACAATCTGGCACGGCACAAAATCAACGTAACCGGCGTGCAGACCCAATCACGCGACCTGACGGCCAGTATGCGCTTCACTCTGGAAATCCGGCAGGTAAACGACCTGCCGCGCGTTCTGGCCGATCTCGGCGGCATACGCGGCGTGCTGTCGGTTACACGGCTGTAA